In the Coleofasciculus chthonoplastes PCC 7420 genome, one interval contains:
- a CDS encoding response regulator transcription factor produces the protein MNRILIAEDEPRIASFLEKGLRAKGFTTSVAIDAGETLDMALSHEFDLLIMDLGLPGKDGLQVLEELRGQGEQIPIIILTARDDIRDKVAGLEGGADDYMTKPFRFEELLARVRLRLRNNHLPKTKEEMVLTIGHVSLDLRTRRVRVKGQRVELSAREFTLAETLLRHPGQVMSREQLLSHVWGYDYDPGSNIVDVYIGYLRKKLGSDLIETVRGMGYRLRT, from the coding sequence ATGAATCGAATTCTAATTGCTGAAGATGAACCCCGGATTGCCTCATTTCTAGAAAAAGGGCTGCGGGCTAAAGGATTTACCACCAGCGTAGCCATAGATGCGGGGGAGACGCTGGATATGGCACTCTCCCACGAATTTGACCTGCTGATTATGGATTTGGGACTCCCCGGTAAAGATGGTTTACAGGTACTAGAGGAATTACGGGGTCAGGGGGAACAAATCCCAATTATAATTCTCACCGCCCGTGATGACATCCGTGATAAAGTCGCTGGATTAGAGGGAGGGGCTGATGATTACATGACCAAACCTTTTCGGTTTGAAGAACTTTTAGCCCGGGTGCGCTTGCGGTTGCGGAATAACCATTTGCCGAAAACCAAGGAGGAGATGGTACTCACCATCGGTCATGTTAGTTTAGATTTGCGGACTCGTCGGGTTCGGGTTAAGGGTCAACGTGTTGAACTCTCCGCCCGCGAATTTACCCTCGCAGAAACCCTATTACGCCATCCCGGACAAGTGATGAGCCGAGAACAGTTACTCAGTCATGTTTGGGGGTATGATTATGATCCGGGTTCTAATATTGTTGATGTTTATATCGGTTATTTACGCAAAAAATTAGGCAGTGACTTAATTGAAACCGTTAGAGGCATGGGTTATCGCCTCCGTACTTGA
- a CDS encoding sensor histidine kinase — protein sequence MGNNLASAKPDQNHEANKTEGCWGWRNLFWEARTRLLAWYVLLMVCFTGTSVGLIRQVLLEETHKRIDSSLNQEVQEFQRLFQQGKNPFTGQPFCDDIGGLFEVFLSRNIPNDGEFLLTIIEGQFYQSSPTALPDPLQPDAWLLKRWTKLTQPTKGWEETSVGPILYYAEPVEIGGEIRGLFIVANVIAYEKEEVNEVVWVIVKVTLVVMVVASIVAWVAAGRVLAPLRSVTETARSISETDLTQRIPIQGTGEIAELTTTLNQMLDRLHRAFTSQRDFINDAGHELRTPITIIRGHLELWDDDPKAQQETLELVLDELDRMNRFVNDLLLLAKAEWRDFLQVEIIDIDSFTEELFAKAKALAERNWQLDAIASGQIVADRQRLTQAIMNLAENATQHTEAGEQIALGSAINRHNAYFWVRDTGKGIDSANQKRIFERFARLPNSRRRSEGAGLGLSIVQAIAQAHRGQVRLNSRLGAGAQFTIVLPLESRQDNLPHESNSNC from the coding sequence TTGGGTAACAACCTCGCCTCAGCCAAACCTGATCAAAATCATGAGGCGAATAAAACTGAAGGGTGTTGGGGTTGGCGTAATCTATTTTGGGAAGCACGAACTCGTCTTCTTGCCTGGTATGTCCTGCTCATGGTTTGCTTTACGGGTACATCAGTTGGGCTGATCCGTCAAGTTCTATTGGAGGAGACGCACAAACGAATTGATAGTTCTCTAAACCAAGAGGTGCAGGAGTTCCAGCGATTGTTTCAACAAGGAAAAAACCCCTTTACGGGTCAGCCATTTTGTGATGACATTGGCGGTTTATTTGAGGTTTTTCTATCCCGTAATATTCCCAATGATGGAGAGTTTCTGCTGACCATTATTGAGGGTCAATTCTACCAATCTAGTCCGACAGCATTGCCTGACCCCCTGCAACCGGATGCATGGCTACTTAAACGTTGGACTAAGCTGACCCAACCCACAAAAGGCTGGGAAGAAACATCAGTTGGTCCGATTCTTTACTATGCCGAACCGGTGGAAATTGGCGGAGAAATTCGGGGACTATTTATTGTCGCTAATGTGATTGCCTATGAAAAGGAAGAAGTTAATGAAGTCGTTTGGGTGATTGTTAAAGTAACGTTGGTTGTGATGGTGGTTGCGTCCATTGTGGCTTGGGTTGCTGCTGGACGGGTACTCGCCCCCCTACGTTCGGTTACAGAAACGGCGCGTTCGATTAGTGAAACGGATCTGACGCAACGCATTCCTATACAAGGTACGGGTGAAATTGCAGAACTGACCACTACGCTGAATCAAATGCTGGATCGTCTGCATCGGGCGTTTACTAGCCAGCGAGACTTTATCAATGATGCGGGTCACGAATTACGGACACCAATCACGATTATCCGAGGTCATCTGGAATTATGGGACGATGACCCAAAAGCGCAACAGGAAACATTAGAATTAGTCTTGGATGAATTGGATCGGATGAACCGATTTGTCAATGATTTACTCCTGTTAGCGAAAGCCGAATGGCGCGATTTTTTACAGGTTGAAATCATAGATATTGACTCATTCACCGAGGAACTTTTTGCTAAAGCCAAAGCCTTAGCCGAACGAAACTGGCAATTGGATGCGATCGCGTCTGGTCAAATTGTCGCTGATCGTCAGCGCCTGACGCAAGCAATCATGAACCTGGCTGAAAATGCTACCCAACATACCGAGGCGGGAGAGCAAATCGCCTTGGGTTCTGCGATCAATCGCCATAACGCCTATTTCTGGGTTCGCGATACTGGAAAAGGAATTGACTCAGCTAACCAAAAGCGGATTTTTGAGCGGTTTGCTCGACTCCCCAACAGCCGTCGTCGTTCTGAAGGCGCGGGTTTGGGGTTATCTATCGTTCAAGCGATCGCCCAGGCGCATCGGGGACAAGTGAGACTCAACAGCCGACTGGGTGCTGGCGCTCAATTTACGATTGTTCTTCCTCTAGAGTCAAGACAAGATAATTTACCTCATGAATCGAATTCTAATTGCTGA
- a CDS encoding response regulator transcription factor, translated as MVKILVIEDEESVRENILELLDAEGFDAIIAENGQKGLHLAQQHDPDLILCDVLMPEMDGYGVLSALRSQGKTATIPFLFLTAKAAKTDIKQGMNLGANAYLTKPFTLAELLDAIATHIGVIHR; from the coding sequence ATGGTTAAAATTTTAGTGATTGAAGATGAGGAGTCTGTACGCGAGAATATCCTGGAACTGCTGGATGCAGAAGGGTTTGATGCGATTATCGCAGAAAATGGACAGAAGGGGTTGCATCTGGCACAACAGCATGATCCGGATTTAATTTTGTGCGATGTACTGATGCCAGAAATGGATGGTTATGGTGTTCTTTCTGCCTTGCGTTCTCAAGGTAAGACGGCTACTATTCCGTTCTTATTTCTCACCGCTAAAGCCGCTAAAACGGATATTAAGCAAGGGATGAATTTGGGCGCAAATGCCTATCTGACTAAGCCCTTTACCTTGGCAGAATTGCTGGATGCGATCGCGACTCATATTGGAGTGATCCATAGGTAG